From Pagrus major chromosome 6, Pma_NU_1.0, one genomic window encodes:
- the fgd5a gene encoding FYVE, RhoGEF and PH domain-containing protein 5 isoform X2: MNADFQNPLQVPRPKVRSHLTIKVQSKLMSRPGPPVHGPKPPVAPKPRPLYKLHKQGEPCPPQSLSNGDLAHSDGETEDLHEMAEENQDKEEESEPEDGVNDKEDLAEGKTEEETEKEVNILDNDGDSICSEDTVKADDDLTVDTTEDTDNDLNQPEGGNHTDDENTSTPSPPADMEDEAGEEAEEEEQNCSEKIEMLCASTGHSDEHVEDENLDQTQSLSQGDKDNDTGIIEEDGGQSEDCVHCPDELEAGGFAFGFSVLPTVTEEYPYDVIGPTDDASDTCESCDQAETEVWQPERATKDPSGCFRFTSSTEDVFGPYSVIEALPGDMSDTADPEWSQDDTDDKPSNEMQTAGASNQEPYYVSSDDVDKLENKQALLEQGETEEGTDQSNQHNNKAKDSESADEYADIDDSLCTKADDFDQCVSSEDYVEIGDDDEEEETEKKHIKIKSAKERTAKREQAFNSQRASCQPRLRLCNITVPTDLDLGRTPELTNRVVFAHTTEAFEEDIEELDCHIVPYYEDTDSDSEEHIYEEAGFDSEGENFLTLDRKTIVTRSRSYSGKVPGYVPETVPEETGTEYQTHDYCTVGLDKTNEPLSHSQQPAINCLIPSMKSRRFMLYSRSAEGPELSLTSPTEISQSLKDDFRIRRKDDTLSLPCVITSSGSFSQRSHQSSSGVSTPTSLVDIPPPFELAYITKRPVTKSSPSLLIHHEPSDIPKKKTSSFKRFLALKFKRKTDSKGFSDGSVRSSRSSSESSHHGPVRVIELDRRSTGSSPQLQSHIVNPQQRPLDLPSSFIHQQRRKSYGRGVSRVESFEECSRRSAMPLPLTKPRSISFPSADTSDYENIPAMSSDYENIQIPGRPTRSHTVTEFFEDRNRNTVTCNDNDGYVDMNSFPGIDSKPQTSKEDTESAYTEPFPMNPVSAGLSADEDHGRTSEEEEGVAEQSYDRQIDGRSRAFYVAKELVDSERIHVSALKHLQEAFRSAVTEAEGEEGEPVLEEQRLGEILGVLPQVYTLHSSILTELEERISQWEESQRVVDVILSRREDFRVFDTYISEYDRSMSLLEESCRNNIAFASIVKKFETRSPEEAEVPLKHQLLQVIVRVLQYRMLLTDYLNNLSPDSKEYEDTQAALVIVSEVADQANDNLKQGENLLRLVHIEYSVKGKRDLLKPGRMFVKEGTLMKVSKKSRQPRHLFLMNDIMLYTYPQQDGKYRLKNTLSLSGMKVSKPVLDNVLNCLRIEVSDITITLSASSVGEREDWFHTLSRAIADHAAGLCTFGGPCSEAREKLWMALGEAAPVLVPVSHVMMCMNCTSDFSLTLRRHHCNACGKVVCRACSRNRYPLKYLKDRVAKVCDHCYAELRKRGGSVSGACGNSSPRTHRASRPLSAVFQSLQPPSLWKSRKSTSPLNQVALAVEGSTISGSLQRRKKSKRKWKRLWFLLKDKVLYTFTAREDKVASESLPLQGFTVKLTERPEGEESSNVFHLYHKKTLYYTFRADDQHMARRWVNAMEEATVL, from the exons aaagaggaggaaagtgagCCAGAGGATGGGGTTAATGACAAAGAAGACTTAGCAGAAGGAAAAactgaggaggaaacagaaaaagaagtgaACATATTAGATAATGATGGCGACAGCATTTGCTCTGAGGACACAGTCAAAGCAGATGATGATTTGACTGTTGACACTACTGAGGACACTGATAATGACTTGAACCAGCCCGAAGGTGGCAATCACACTGATGATGAGAATACATCAACACCCTCACCTCCTGCTGACATGGAGGATGAAGCAGGAGAGGAGGCGGAAGAAGAGGAACAGAACTGTAGTGAAAAGATTGAAATGCTTTGTGCCTCTACAGGACATTCAGATGAACATGTAGAGGATGAAAACCTTGATCAAACACAATCACTTAGTCAGGGTGATAAGGACAATGATACTGGAATTATTGAAGAGGACGGTGGACAAAGTGAGGACTGTGTGCACTGTCCCGATGAGCTGGAAGCTGGAGGATTTGCATTTGGATTCAGCGTGCTTCCAACAGTGACTGAGGAGTATCCCTACGATGTGATTGGTCCCACAGATGATGCTAGTGATACATGCGAGTCATGTGACCAAGCTGAAACAGAGGTATGGCAACCAGAACGGGCCACCAAGGACCCCTCTGGCTGTTTCCGATTTACCTCCAGCACTGAGGATGTGTTTGGGCCTTATTCAGTCATTGAAGCTCTACCAGGAGATATGTCTGACACTGCTGACCCAGAGTGGAGTCAGGATGATACTGATGACAAACCTtcaaatgaaatgcaaacaGCAGGTGCTTCCAACCAGGAACCTTACTATGTGTCATCAGATGATGTGGACAAGCTAGAGAATAAGCAAGCCCTCTTGGAACAGGGTGAGACCGAGGAGGGCACAGATCAGTCGAATCAGCACAATAACAAAGCAAAGGACAGTGAGTCAGCAGATGAGTATGCAGACATTGACGACTCGCTCTGCACTAAAGCAGATGACTTTGATCAGTGTGTCTCATCCGAGGATTACGTCGAGATAGGAGATgacgatgaagaggaggaaacggAAAAGAAgcatatcaaaataaaaagtgcaAAAGAGAGAACAGCCAAACGTGAGCAGGCTTTCAACAGCCAGCGAGCAAGCTGCCAGCCTCGCCTCAGGTTGTGCAACATCACAGTGCCAACAGACCTAGACTTGGGCCGCACCCCAGAGCTCACCAACAGGGTGGTGTTTGCCCACACCACTGAGGCCTTTGAGGAAGACATTGAAGAACTGGACTGCCATATCGTGCCTTACTATGAAGACACAGACTCGGACAGTGAAGAACATATATACGAAGAGGCAGGGTTTGACTCAGAAGGGGAAAACTTTTTGACACTTGATCGGAAGACCATTGTCACGCGATCACGCTCTTATTCTGGGAAAGTTCCAGGTTACGTCCCAGAAACTGTACCAGAGGAGACAGGGACGGAGTACCAGACTCATGACTACTGCACGGTGGGCTTGGATAAAACCAATGAACCTCTTAGCCATTCACAACAGCCTGCGATCAACTGTTTGATCCCGTCTATGAAGTCCCGTCGCTTCATGTTATATTCCCGATCTGCAGAGGGTCCAGAATTGTCCTTGACCTCGCCCACAGAGATCAGCCAATCTCTAAAGGATGACTTCAGGATTAGGAGGAAAGATGATACCCTTTCACTCCCATGTGTCATAACCTCTTCTGGAAGCTTCTCTCAGCGTAGCCATCAATCATCCAGTGGTGTTTCCACGCCAACCTCTCTTGTAGACATCCCACCACCCTTTGAGCTGGCGTACATAACTAAAAGACCAGTCACCAAGAGTTCCCCATCCCTACTGATCCACCATGAACCCAGTGACATACCTAAGAAGAAGACGTCCTCCTTTAAGCGTTTTCTGGCCCTTAAGTTCAAAAGGAAGACAGACTCAAAGGGTTTCAGTGATGGAAGTGTCCGCTCTTCACGTTCTTCCTCCGAGTCCAGCCACCACGGCCCAGTAAGAGTCATAGAGCTTGATCGCAGAAGCACCGGCAGCTCTCCTCAGCTTCAGTCCCACATAGTGAACCCCCAGCAGCGTCCTTTAGACCTGCCATCCTCCTTTATCCACCAACAGAGGAGGAAATCTTACGGCAGAGGCGTTTCAAGAGTGGAGTCATTCGAGGAGTGTTCTCGGCGCTCCGCCATGCCGCTGCCTTTGACCAAACCCCGCTCCATCTCCTTTCCGAGTGCGGACACCTCAGACTATGAAAACATCCCAGCCATGAGCTCAGACTATGAGAATATCCAGATCCCAGGCAGACCCACCAGGTCCCACACTGTGACTGAGTTTTTTGAGGACCGAAACCGCAATACAGTTACCTGCAATGACAATGACGGTTATGTGGATATGAACAGTTTCCCTGGGATTGACAGCAAACCCCAGACATCAAAAGAGGACACTGAAAG TGCCTACACGGAGCCTTTCCCCATGAACCCTGTCTCTGCTGGGCTGTCAGCGGATGAGGACCACGGGCGTacctcagaggaggaagagggggtgGCGGAGCAAAGTTATGACCGACAG ATTGATGGACGATCCCGAGCCTTCTACGTCGCCAAAGAGCTCGTCGACTCCGAGAGAAT ACATGTCAGCGCCCTCAAGCACCTTCAAGAG GCCTTTAGGTCGGCAGTGACAGAGGCGGAGGGTGAGGAAGGGGAGCCTGtgctggaggagcagaggtTAGGAGAGATATTGGGCGTACTCCCACAGGTCTACACCCTCCACAGCAGCATCCTTACTGAGCTGGAGGAACGCATCAGTCAGTG ggaggAGAGCCAAAGGGTGGTGGATGTGATCCTGTCACGTCGGGAGGACTTCAGGGTGTTTGACACATATATCTCAGAGTATGATCGCAGTATGTCCTTACTGGAGGAGAGCTGCAGGAACAACATAGCCTTCGCCAGCATCGTCAAGAAGTTTGAG acaagAAGCCCTGAGGAAGCTGAAGTCCCACTGAAacaccagctgctgcaggttaTAGTGAGAGTGCTTCAATATCGAATGCTGCTCACAG ATTACCTGAACAACCTCTCTCCTGATTCTAAAGAATACGAGGACACACAAG ctgccTTGGTGATCGTGTCTGAGGTGGCAGACCAGGCCAATGACAATCTGAAACAGGGG GAGAACCTGCTGCGTCTGGTCCACATAGAGTACAGCGTGAAGGGCAAGAGGGACCTCCTGAAGCCTGGAAGG ATGTTTGTCAAAGAAGGCACACTCATGAAGGTCTCGAAGAAAAGCAGGCAGCCCAGACACTTGTTTCTg ATGAACGATATTATGCTGTACACCTACCCTCAGCAGGATGGAAAATACAGGCTGAAGAACACACTTTCTCTGTCTGGGATGAAG gtgagCAAACCTGTCCTGGACAATGTGCTGAACTGTCTGAGGATCGAGGTGTCTGACATCACTATTACGCTCTCAGCCAG ttcAGTCGGAGAGAGGGAGGACTGGTTCCACACGTTGAGTCGAGCCATAGCAGACCATGCAGCAGGACTCTGTACGTTTGGTGGACCCTGCAGTGAG GCCAGAGAGAAGCTATGGATGGCCCTGGGAGAGGCTGCTCCTGTACTGGTGCCAGTTTCTCATGTGATGATGTGCATGAACTGTACGTCTGACTTCAGCCTCACGCTGAGACGACACCACTGCAACGCCTGTGGCAAG GTGGTGTGCCGTGCTTGTTCCAGGAACAGATACCCACTGAAGTACCTCAAAGACAGGGTGGCCAAAGTGTGTGACCACTGCTATGCCGAGCTCAGGAAAAGAG gtggcaGCGTGTCGGGGGCGTGCGGTAACTCCAGCCCTCGGACTCACCGGGCCAGCCGTCCCCTCTCTGCTGTCTTCCAGAGCCTGCAGCCTCCAAGTTTGTGGAAGAGCAGGAAGAGCACCTCCCCTCTCAACCAG GTGGCGCTTGCCGTGGAGGGCTCCACCATAAGTGGCAGCCTGCAGCGCAGAAAGAAGAGCAAGAGGAAGTGGAAGCGGCTGTGGTTCCTCCTCAAAGACAAGGTGCTCTACACCTTCACAGCCCGTGAG GACAAAGTGGCTTCAGAGAGTCTACCTCTGCAGGGCTTCACCGTCAAGCTGACTGAGAGGCCGGAGGGAGAGGAAAGCAGCAACGTGTTCCATCTCTACCACAAGAAAACCCTGTACTACACCTTCAGGGCCGATGATCAACACATGGCACGCAG ATGGGTCAATGCCATGGAGGAGGCTACTGTTTTATAG
- the fgd5a gene encoding FYVE, RhoGEF and PH domain-containing protein 5 isoform X3, with protein sequence MNADFQNPLQVPRPKVRSHLTIKVQSKLMSRPGPPVHGPKPPVAPKPRPLYKLHKQGEPCPPQSLSNGDLAHSDGETEDLHEMAEENQDKEEESEPEDGVNDKEDLAEGKTEEETEKEVNILDNDGDSICSEDTVKADDDLTVDTTEDTDNDLNQPEGGNHTDDENTSTPSPPADMEDEAGEEAEEEEQNCSEKIEMLCASTGHSDEHVEDENLDQTQSLSQGDKDNDTGIIEEDGGQSEDCVHCPDELEAGGFAFGFSVLPTVTEEYPYDVIGPTDDASDTCESCDQAETEVWQPERATKDPSGCFRFTSSTEDVFGPYSVIEALPGDMSDTADPEWSQDDTDDKPSNEMQTAGASNQEPYYVSSDDVDKLENKQALLEQGETEEGTDQSNQHNNKAKDSESADEYADIDDSLCTKADDFDQCVSSEDYVEIGDDDEEEETEKKHIKIKSAKERTAKREQAFNSQRASCQPRLRLCNITVPTDLDLGRTPELTNRVVFAHTTEAFEEDIEELDCHIVPYYEDTDSDSEEHIYEEAGFDSEGENFLTLDRKTIVTRSRSYSGKVPGYVPETVPEETGTEYQTHDYCTVGLDKTNEPLSHSQQPAINCLIPSMKSRRFMLYSRSAEGPELSLTSPTEISQSLKDDFRIRRKDDTLSLPCVITSSGSFSQRSHQSSSGVSTPTSLVDIPPPFELAYITKRPVTKSSPSLLIHHEPSDIPKKKTSSFKRFLALKFKRKTDSKGFSDGSVRSSRSSSESSHHGPVRVIELDRRSTGSSPQLQSHIVNPQQRPLDLPSSFIHQQRRKSYGRGVSRVESFEECSRRSAMPLPLTKPRSISFPSADTSDYENIPAMSSDYENIQIPGRPTRSHTVTEFFEDRNRNTVTCNDNDGYVDMNSFPGIDSKPQTSKEDTESAYTEPFPMNPVSAGLSADEDHGRTSEEEEGVAEQSYDRQIDGRSRAFYVAKELVDSERIHVSALKHLQEAFRSAVTEAEGEEGEPVLEEQRLGEILGVLPQVYTLHSSILTELEERISQWEESQRVVDVILSRREDFRVFDTYISEYDRSMSLLEESCRNNIAFASIVKKFETRSPEEAEVPLKHQLLQVIVRVLQYRMLLTDYLNNLSPDSKEYEDTQAALVIVSEVADQANDNLKQGENLLRLVHIEYSVKGKRDLLKPGRMFVKEGTLMKVSKKSRQPRHLFLMNDIMLYTYPQQDGKYRLKNTLSLSGMKVSKPVLDNVLNCLRIEVSDITITLSASSVGEREDWFHTLSRAIADHAAGLCTFGGPCSEAREKLWMALGEAAPVLVPVSHVMMCMNCTSDFSLTLRRHHCNACGKVVCRACSRNRYPLKYLKDRVAKVCDHCYAELRKRGGSVSGACGNSSPRTHRASRPLSAVFQSLQPPSLWKSRKSTSPLNQVALAVEGSTISGSLQRRKKSKRKWKRLWFLLKDKDKVASESLPLQGFTVKLTERPEGEESSNVFHLYHKKTLYYTFRADDQHMARRWVNAMEEATVL encoded by the exons aaagaggaggaaagtgagCCAGAGGATGGGGTTAATGACAAAGAAGACTTAGCAGAAGGAAAAactgaggaggaaacagaaaaagaagtgaACATATTAGATAATGATGGCGACAGCATTTGCTCTGAGGACACAGTCAAAGCAGATGATGATTTGACTGTTGACACTACTGAGGACACTGATAATGACTTGAACCAGCCCGAAGGTGGCAATCACACTGATGATGAGAATACATCAACACCCTCACCTCCTGCTGACATGGAGGATGAAGCAGGAGAGGAGGCGGAAGAAGAGGAACAGAACTGTAGTGAAAAGATTGAAATGCTTTGTGCCTCTACAGGACATTCAGATGAACATGTAGAGGATGAAAACCTTGATCAAACACAATCACTTAGTCAGGGTGATAAGGACAATGATACTGGAATTATTGAAGAGGACGGTGGACAAAGTGAGGACTGTGTGCACTGTCCCGATGAGCTGGAAGCTGGAGGATTTGCATTTGGATTCAGCGTGCTTCCAACAGTGACTGAGGAGTATCCCTACGATGTGATTGGTCCCACAGATGATGCTAGTGATACATGCGAGTCATGTGACCAAGCTGAAACAGAGGTATGGCAACCAGAACGGGCCACCAAGGACCCCTCTGGCTGTTTCCGATTTACCTCCAGCACTGAGGATGTGTTTGGGCCTTATTCAGTCATTGAAGCTCTACCAGGAGATATGTCTGACACTGCTGACCCAGAGTGGAGTCAGGATGATACTGATGACAAACCTtcaaatgaaatgcaaacaGCAGGTGCTTCCAACCAGGAACCTTACTATGTGTCATCAGATGATGTGGACAAGCTAGAGAATAAGCAAGCCCTCTTGGAACAGGGTGAGACCGAGGAGGGCACAGATCAGTCGAATCAGCACAATAACAAAGCAAAGGACAGTGAGTCAGCAGATGAGTATGCAGACATTGACGACTCGCTCTGCACTAAAGCAGATGACTTTGATCAGTGTGTCTCATCCGAGGATTACGTCGAGATAGGAGATgacgatgaagaggaggaaacggAAAAGAAgcatatcaaaataaaaagtgcaAAAGAGAGAACAGCCAAACGTGAGCAGGCTTTCAACAGCCAGCGAGCAAGCTGCCAGCCTCGCCTCAGGTTGTGCAACATCACAGTGCCAACAGACCTAGACTTGGGCCGCACCCCAGAGCTCACCAACAGGGTGGTGTTTGCCCACACCACTGAGGCCTTTGAGGAAGACATTGAAGAACTGGACTGCCATATCGTGCCTTACTATGAAGACACAGACTCGGACAGTGAAGAACATATATACGAAGAGGCAGGGTTTGACTCAGAAGGGGAAAACTTTTTGACACTTGATCGGAAGACCATTGTCACGCGATCACGCTCTTATTCTGGGAAAGTTCCAGGTTACGTCCCAGAAACTGTACCAGAGGAGACAGGGACGGAGTACCAGACTCATGACTACTGCACGGTGGGCTTGGATAAAACCAATGAACCTCTTAGCCATTCACAACAGCCTGCGATCAACTGTTTGATCCCGTCTATGAAGTCCCGTCGCTTCATGTTATATTCCCGATCTGCAGAGGGTCCAGAATTGTCCTTGACCTCGCCCACAGAGATCAGCCAATCTCTAAAGGATGACTTCAGGATTAGGAGGAAAGATGATACCCTTTCACTCCCATGTGTCATAACCTCTTCTGGAAGCTTCTCTCAGCGTAGCCATCAATCATCCAGTGGTGTTTCCACGCCAACCTCTCTTGTAGACATCCCACCACCCTTTGAGCTGGCGTACATAACTAAAAGACCAGTCACCAAGAGTTCCCCATCCCTACTGATCCACCATGAACCCAGTGACATACCTAAGAAGAAGACGTCCTCCTTTAAGCGTTTTCTGGCCCTTAAGTTCAAAAGGAAGACAGACTCAAAGGGTTTCAGTGATGGAAGTGTCCGCTCTTCACGTTCTTCCTCCGAGTCCAGCCACCACGGCCCAGTAAGAGTCATAGAGCTTGATCGCAGAAGCACCGGCAGCTCTCCTCAGCTTCAGTCCCACATAGTGAACCCCCAGCAGCGTCCTTTAGACCTGCCATCCTCCTTTATCCACCAACAGAGGAGGAAATCTTACGGCAGAGGCGTTTCAAGAGTGGAGTCATTCGAGGAGTGTTCTCGGCGCTCCGCCATGCCGCTGCCTTTGACCAAACCCCGCTCCATCTCCTTTCCGAGTGCGGACACCTCAGACTATGAAAACATCCCAGCCATGAGCTCAGACTATGAGAATATCCAGATCCCAGGCAGACCCACCAGGTCCCACACTGTGACTGAGTTTTTTGAGGACCGAAACCGCAATACAGTTACCTGCAATGACAATGACGGTTATGTGGATATGAACAGTTTCCCTGGGATTGACAGCAAACCCCAGACATCAAAAGAGGACACTGAAAG TGCCTACACGGAGCCTTTCCCCATGAACCCTGTCTCTGCTGGGCTGTCAGCGGATGAGGACCACGGGCGTacctcagaggaggaagagggggtgGCGGAGCAAAGTTATGACCGACAG ATTGATGGACGATCCCGAGCCTTCTACGTCGCCAAAGAGCTCGTCGACTCCGAGAGAAT ACATGTCAGCGCCCTCAAGCACCTTCAAGAG GCCTTTAGGTCGGCAGTGACAGAGGCGGAGGGTGAGGAAGGGGAGCCTGtgctggaggagcagaggtTAGGAGAGATATTGGGCGTACTCCCACAGGTCTACACCCTCCACAGCAGCATCCTTACTGAGCTGGAGGAACGCATCAGTCAGTG ggaggAGAGCCAAAGGGTGGTGGATGTGATCCTGTCACGTCGGGAGGACTTCAGGGTGTTTGACACATATATCTCAGAGTATGATCGCAGTATGTCCTTACTGGAGGAGAGCTGCAGGAACAACATAGCCTTCGCCAGCATCGTCAAGAAGTTTGAG acaagAAGCCCTGAGGAAGCTGAAGTCCCACTGAAacaccagctgctgcaggttaTAGTGAGAGTGCTTCAATATCGAATGCTGCTCACAG ATTACCTGAACAACCTCTCTCCTGATTCTAAAGAATACGAGGACACACAAG ctgccTTGGTGATCGTGTCTGAGGTGGCAGACCAGGCCAATGACAATCTGAAACAGGGG GAGAACCTGCTGCGTCTGGTCCACATAGAGTACAGCGTGAAGGGCAAGAGGGACCTCCTGAAGCCTGGAAGG ATGTTTGTCAAAGAAGGCACACTCATGAAGGTCTCGAAGAAAAGCAGGCAGCCCAGACACTTGTTTCTg ATGAACGATATTATGCTGTACACCTACCCTCAGCAGGATGGAAAATACAGGCTGAAGAACACACTTTCTCTGTCTGGGATGAAG gtgagCAAACCTGTCCTGGACAATGTGCTGAACTGTCTGAGGATCGAGGTGTCTGACATCACTATTACGCTCTCAGCCAG ttcAGTCGGAGAGAGGGAGGACTGGTTCCACACGTTGAGTCGAGCCATAGCAGACCATGCAGCAGGACTCTGTACGTTTGGTGGACCCTGCAGTGAG GCCAGAGAGAAGCTATGGATGGCCCTGGGAGAGGCTGCTCCTGTACTGGTGCCAGTTTCTCATGTGATGATGTGCATGAACTGTACGTCTGACTTCAGCCTCACGCTGAGACGACACCACTGCAACGCCTGTGGCAAG GTGGTGTGCCGTGCTTGTTCCAGGAACAGATACCCACTGAAGTACCTCAAAGACAGGGTGGCCAAAGTGTGTGACCACTGCTATGCCGAGCTCAGGAAAAGAG gtggcaGCGTGTCGGGGGCGTGCGGTAACTCCAGCCCTCGGACTCACCGGGCCAGCCGTCCCCTCTCTGCTGTCTTCCAGAGCCTGCAGCCTCCAAGTTTGTGGAAGAGCAGGAAGAGCACCTCCCCTCTCAACCAG GTGGCGCTTGCCGTGGAGGGCTCCACCATAAGTGGCAGCCTGCAGCGCAGAAAGAAGAGCAAGAGGAAGTGGAAGCGGCTGTGGTTCCTCCTCAAAGACAAG GACAAAGTGGCTTCAGAGAGTCTACCTCTGCAGGGCTTCACCGTCAAGCTGACTGAGAGGCCGGAGGGAGAGGAAAGCAGCAACGTGTTCCATCTCTACCACAAGAAAACCCTGTACTACACCTTCAGGGCCGATGATCAACACATGGCACGCAG ATGGGTCAATGCCATGGAGGAGGCTACTGTTTTATAG